From Dietzia sp. ANT_WB102, a single genomic window includes:
- the rsmI gene encoding 16S rRNA (cytidine(1402)-2'-O)-methyltransferase produces MTSGRVVLAATPIGNPADASDRLRQVLTTADVVAAEDTRRLRSLATALEVTIGGRVMSFFEHNEAGRVPQLIERVRAGDVVAVVTDAGMPAVSDPGYSLVVACIEAGLPVTCLPGPSAVTTALVLSGLPVDRFCFDGFPPRRAGRRRTWLARLAAEERTCVFFESPHRLADTLAEAAQVLGADRRAAVCRELTKTYEEVLRGTLGELAERTAGGVLGEIVVVVEGAESAASGATLEDLVEIVEERVEAGERLKDACAVVAEGATVTKRELYQAVLDSRG; encoded by the coding sequence ATGACGTCCGGACGTGTCGTGTTGGCGGCCACCCCCATCGGCAACCCGGCCGACGCCTCGGACCGGCTGCGCCAGGTCCTGACGACAGCCGATGTGGTGGCCGCGGAGGACACCCGCCGGCTGCGCTCCCTGGCTACGGCCCTCGAGGTCACCATCGGCGGCCGCGTGATGAGCTTCTTCGAGCACAACGAGGCGGGACGTGTACCCCAGTTGATCGAGAGGGTCCGCGCCGGGGACGTGGTGGCGGTGGTGACCGATGCCGGGATGCCGGCGGTGTCGGACCCGGGGTACTCGCTGGTCGTTGCCTGTATCGAGGCTGGGCTGCCGGTGACGTGTCTGCCGGGTCCGTCGGCGGTCACCACCGCGTTGGTGCTCAGCGGGCTCCCGGTCGACCGTTTCTGCTTCGATGGTTTCCCGCCGCGGCGGGCCGGTCGGCGCCGCACGTGGCTGGCCCGGTTGGCGGCGGAGGAGCGCACGTGCGTGTTCTTCGAGTCGCCGCACCGCCTGGCCGACACGCTCGCCGAGGCCGCGCAGGTACTGGGCGCGGATCGCCGGGCCGCGGTGTGCCGGGAGCTGACGAAAACCTACGAGGAGGTCCTGCGGGGCACCCTGGGCGAGCTCGCGGAGCGGACGGCCGGGGGCGTGCTGGGGGAGATCGTCGTGGTCGTCGAGGGCGCCGAGTCTGCCGCGTCGGGTGCGACGCTTGAGGATCTCGTGGAGATCGTGGAGGAGCGGGTCGAGGCCGGCGAGCGACTCAAGGACGCGTGCGCTGTTGTCGCCGAGGGGGCGACGGTGACCAAGCGGGAGCTGTACCAGGCGGTACTCGACTCACGCGGCTGA
- a CDS encoding BCCT family transporter translates to MTTTPEKSSPPSRPERPDSPATGAESPSLAISYGVFIPALVLVGIVLVWGLGFTESFQSAATAAFDWTARSVDWLFVLAATLFVAFILWLALSKYGNVRLGPDGERPQFRTTSWISMMFAAGMGIGLMFYGVSEPLSHYIDTPPGARPGVTTAMATTTFHWTAHAWAVYAVVGLALALTAYRYGGRHLISSAFVPLMGERRAQGWQGKVLDVLAIFATVFGTAASLGLGALQIRAGLAETGTVSAESAAVAVGIIIVLGMCFVLSAVSGIDRGIQLLSNINMVLAVALALFVLVASGSAVFMLDLVPTSLAGYIGSFFDMASRTGASVDGTAGEWLSGWTVFYWAWWISWSPFVGMFLARISRGRTVREFVVGVLIVPSVLSILWFAIFGGAALNLELSGRSIYGDGDSTLQLFAMFRELPFTTILSFVAVVLISIFFVTGADSASIVMAGMSQNGAENPKRWLVVLWGALTAAVAILMLLPGLRSGEPESALSSLQNLTIIAASPFVLVLGALCVSIVKALSQDPFITEKVYLLPKSERDRLDKRSAPWAVRGGDEPHTTGSGAGGTTSSGDGSTTA, encoded by the coding sequence GTGACCACCACACCTGAGAAGTCCTCCCCGCCCTCGCGACCCGAGCGACCAGACAGTCCAGCGACAGGCGCCGAATCACCGTCGCTCGCGATCAGCTACGGGGTGTTCATCCCCGCGTTGGTCCTGGTCGGGATCGTGCTCGTGTGGGGATTGGGATTCACCGAATCCTTCCAGAGCGCGGCCACGGCCGCGTTCGACTGGACAGCCAGGAGCGTGGACTGGCTCTTCGTCCTGGCGGCGACGCTGTTCGTGGCGTTCATCCTGTGGCTCGCGCTGAGTAAATACGGCAACGTGCGCCTCGGCCCGGACGGGGAGCGGCCGCAATTCCGCACCACCAGCTGGATCTCGATGATGTTTGCGGCCGGCATGGGCATCGGTCTGATGTTCTACGGCGTGTCCGAGCCGCTGTCGCACTACATCGACACGCCGCCGGGCGCCCGGCCCGGGGTGACCACGGCAATGGCCACCACCACCTTCCACTGGACCGCCCACGCCTGGGCCGTGTACGCGGTGGTGGGACTGGCGCTCGCGCTCACCGCGTACCGGTACGGCGGGCGTCACCTCATCTCCAGCGCGTTTGTGCCCCTGATGGGCGAAAGACGCGCGCAGGGCTGGCAGGGCAAGGTCCTCGACGTCCTGGCGATCTTCGCGACCGTCTTCGGCACCGCGGCTTCGCTGGGCCTGGGTGCCCTGCAGATCCGCGCGGGCCTGGCCGAGACCGGGACCGTATCGGCTGAGAGCGCTGCGGTCGCCGTCGGGATCATCATCGTGCTGGGCATGTGCTTCGTGCTCTCGGCGGTGTCCGGAATCGACCGCGGTATCCAGTTGCTGTCCAACATCAACATGGTCCTCGCAGTAGCTCTGGCCCTCTTCGTCCTGGTCGCCTCCGGGTCGGCGGTGTTCATGCTCGACCTGGTTCCGACCTCGTTGGCCGGCTACATCGGTTCCTTCTTCGACATGGCCTCGCGTACCGGGGCCAGCGTTGACGGCACTGCGGGCGAATGGCTCTCCGGCTGGACGGTCTTCTACTGGGCGTGGTGGATCTCCTGGTCGCCGTTCGTGGGGATGTTCCTGGCCCGCATCTCGCGCGGCCGCACCGTCCGCGAGTTCGTGGTGGGCGTCCTCATCGTGCCCAGCGTGCTCAGCATCCTGTGGTTCGCGATCTTCGGCGGCGCAGCCCTCAACCTCGAGCTCAGCGGGCGCAGCATCTACGGCGACGGCGACTCGACACTGCAGCTGTTCGCCATGTTCCGCGAGCTGCCCTTCACCACGATCCTGTCGTTCGTCGCGGTCGTCCTCATTTCCATCTTCTTCGTCACCGGTGCCGACTCGGCGTCGATCGTCATGGCCGGGATGTCGCAGAACGGAGCGGAGAACCCCAAGCGCTGGTTGGTCGTCCTGTGGGGCGCACTCACCGCGGCAGTCGCGATCCTCATGCTGCTGCCCGGCCTGCGGTCCGGGGAGCCGGAGAGCGCGCTGAGCAGCCTCCAAAACCTCACGATCATCGCCGCGTCACCGTTCGTCCTGGTGCTGGGCGCGCTGTGCGTGTCCATCGTCAAGGCACTGTCGCAGGATCCGTTCATCACCGAGAAGGTCTACCTGCTGCCCAAGTCCGAGCGGGACCGGCTGGACAAGCGGTCCGCGCCGTGGGCCGTCCGGGGCGGCGACGAGCCGCACACCACCGGCTCCGGGGCCGGGGGGACCACCTCCTCAGGTGACGGGTCCACCACCGCCTAG
- a CDS encoding aminodeoxychorismate synthase component I has translation MHNWAELPPDPLAVLHACARRAEREELPPPAALFGDWLGAAAVIAPSVDLSPVDPAHVFAGDHLVVDPDRGSPTRPGGPMADEAPFTVGFRSYPDVPPGARRLLPEAVSGRADGILMLGHDGHWSARGTVPAPGDLDVRPREGDDDEVATPDWAAPDRSAHQAAVTSCLEAIRAGEIYQACLSTRLDGRLHGEPIALFSALWRRTRARRAAFLAGPWGAVVSLSPETYLTRQGRDVRSAPIKGTLPLAADPELLRASEKDVAENIMIVDLVRHDLGRTADLGSVTVPELLAVREAPGVWHLVSTVAARTGVPHAELVDTTFPPASVTGTPKLRARELIAEWEPRARGLHCGAIGIAGPGELDLSVAIRTLEVAPDGRVEMGVGGGITIDSDPDAEWEECVHKAAFTWGGGPAPWPA, from the coding sequence GTGCACAACTGGGCGGAGTTGCCGCCGGATCCGCTCGCCGTCCTCCACGCCTGCGCGCGCCGCGCCGAGCGCGAGGAACTCCCGCCGCCAGCGGCTCTGTTCGGGGACTGGCTCGGCGCAGCCGCAGTGATCGCCCCGTCAGTCGATCTGTCACCCGTCGATCCTGCGCACGTCTTCGCAGGTGACCACCTCGTCGTCGATCCCGACCGTGGCTCCCCCACCCGCCCCGGCGGCCCCATGGCCGACGAGGCGCCCTTCACGGTGGGATTCCGTTCCTATCCGGACGTCCCGCCCGGCGCCCGACGGCTGTTGCCCGAAGCCGTATCCGGACGGGCCGACGGGATCCTCATGCTCGGACATGACGGCCACTGGAGCGCGCGGGGTACGGTCCCCGCCCCCGGGGATCTGGACGTCCGACCGAGAGAGGGCGACGACGACGAAGTCGCCACCCCCGACTGGGCCGCCCCGGATCGGTCCGCCCACCAGGCAGCGGTCACGTCCTGCCTCGAGGCGATCAGGGCTGGCGAGATCTACCAGGCCTGCCTGTCCACCCGGCTGGACGGCCGCCTGCACGGCGAGCCGATCGCACTGTTCAGCGCATTGTGGCGGCGAACTCGAGCCCGGCGGGCGGCGTTCCTGGCGGGACCGTGGGGGGCGGTCGTCTCGCTCTCCCCGGAGACGTACTTGACCCGCCAAGGCCGCGACGTGCGGTCCGCGCCCATCAAGGGCACCCTGCCCCTGGCCGCCGACCCCGAGCTGCTGCGCGCGTCGGAGAAAGACGTCGCGGAGAACATCATGATTGTCGACCTGGTCCGCCACGACCTCGGGCGCACCGCCGACCTGGGTTCGGTGACCGTTCCCGAACTGCTCGCCGTCCGGGAGGCACCCGGAGTGTGGCACCTGGTCTCGACCGTCGCCGCGCGGACCGGCGTGCCGCACGCCGAGCTCGTGGACACCACGTTCCCGCCCGCCTCCGTCACCGGCACCCCCAAGCTGCGCGCCCGCGAGCTCATCGCCGAGTGGGAGCCGCGGGCCCGGGGCCTGCACTGCGGCGCGATCGGCATCGCCGGTCCCGGGGAGCTCGACCTGTCGGTGGCGATCCGCACTCTGGAGGTGGCGCCGGACGGGCGGGTGGAGATGGGCGTGGGCGGCGGCATCACCATCGACTCCGACCCAGACGCCGAATGGGAGGAGTGCGTCCACAAGGCGGCGTTCACCTGGGGTGGTGGCCCGGCACCCTGGCCGGCATGA